The region TTCGAGCTCCTCGTGGATGCTCTCGGCCCGCTGGCCGACAACGGCGTGGTGTGGCTGCTGACGCCCAAGGCCGGGCGCGACGGGCACGTCGAGCCGAGCGAGATCAGCGAATCGGCGCCGACCGCCGGCCTTCAGCAGACGTCCACCATCAACGCCGGTAAGGACTGGAGCGGTGCCCGCCTCGTCCTGCGCCGGGGGGCGAAGACCAAGAAGTAGGGGCCACCCACAGGCACCGGGTGGGTGGGCCGGACGCCTGTGGCACCCTGGGGTGCCACCGTGACTATCCAAGGAGCTTGCATGCCGATCGAGGTTGGCGCCGAGGCGCCGGACTTCGTACTCAAGGACCAGAACAACCAGGAGGTCCGGCTCTCGGACTACCGTGGGCAGCGCACCGTGCTGCTGGTCTTCTATCCGCTGGCGTTCACCGGGATCTGCCAGGGTGAGCTGTGCGAGGTGCGGGACAACCTCAACGAGTACGTCAACGACGATGTCCAGGTGCTGACGGTCAGCGTGGACTCGGTCTACAGCCACAAGATCTGGGCCGAAAAGGAAGGCTTCCAGTTCCCGCTGCTGGCCGACTTCTGGCCGCACGGTGCCGTGGCACAGGCGTACGGCGTGTTCAACGACGTCGCCGGCATCGCCAACCGGGGCACGTTCGTCATCGACAAGGCTGGCGTGGTTCGGTTCGCCGAGATGAACATGCCGGGCGAGGCCCGCGACCAGGAAGGCTGGCGTAAGGCGCTGGCCGAGGCGGCGGCTGCCTGATCCGAGCTTTGCCGGGTCGCCGAATCGTGGCCGATCTTGGAAGTTTCTCCGTGCTTCCGGCCCGGGAAACTTCCAAGATCGTTGCCTGCGCGACGGAGATCCGGATGGCAAGGTAAGCTAACCGCCGCCGGTACGTCGCAGTGGCGTCTCCGGGCGCGTAGCTCAGTGGGAGAGCACTCGCCTTACAAGCGAGGGGTCGCAGGTTCGAAACCTGCCGCGCCCACCCATCACCACCAGTGGAAACCGCCCCAGAACGATCAGGCCCCGGGGCGGGTCAGGGTGATCTTCACATCTGAATGCCGGGCGATGGCCTGAACGACGTGCGGCGGTACGCCCGGCATGGTGGAGCACCACGCCGCGCGCATCGGCGGGTGTCACCGCCGGCGGCATCCAGCGCCGGGCGGCATCCACCACCGTCACAGTCATGCCATCCCGGCGCGATGTCACTTCAGGCGGGAACGTTGAAATCTCCCACGCTATATCAGGTCTGTCGATTGCTACGGTGGACGCCGGCCGAGGCTGACGGAGGACTCGATGCCAGGGGGTGGCATCGGCTGCGTCGTCCACCGGCAAAGTCGTGCCGGTGTCCTGTTTGCGAGGCTGGGGCGGCGTGCTCTGCCCTTCAGTCTTGGTGATCAGGACTTCATGGACGTAACCGCTCGGTTTTAGCGTCCATGGCGTCCTGATCATCTCGTCGGGGCGGAGTGAGTTCGTCGATTGCCGGGCAGCAGCGCCGGGCGCACGGTGGGCGGATGCCTCATCTCGGCGAGAGTATCGACTTTGCCGAGGCCCTGACTCGATGCCCCGGCGGGCGATGCGGGATTGGGTTCCGCGCCGGCGCAGCATGGATCGCAGGTGCGGGAAGTCGTATGCGTTGTCTGCGTTTAGCTTGTCGAGGCGGCGGAACGCATCGCCAGACACCTGTCCAGCTTGCTAGACTGCTGTTATCCATCGAACTAGACTTAACACTGTGAAGCGGGTTGACCTCATTTCCGTGATTAGCAAAGCCGCCGCCGACGCGGGATGCGAGTTCACGCTCGTCCGCGAAGGCGGCAGGCACACGGTGTACCGCTACGGTTCGCAACAGTTCACCGTGCCACGCCACAAGGAGATCAACGAGTTGACCGCGCGGGCGATCCTGCGCAGCCTCGGCATCAGGTAGAAGGGACTGCCAGCCGATGATTACGTACACCGCTGCATGTAAACGCGCCGGTAACTGGTGGGCCATAACCGTGCCTGAGATCCCAGGTGTTTTTACCCAGGCGCGCCGATTGGACCAGGTAGAGGTGATGACTCGCGATGCCATCGCCATGTTCCTTGACGTGGCACCCAAGAGCTTCGATGTAGAGGTCCGACCGGAAGTGCCTCCGATTGTCGCTACAGCACGTAAGGCGCGAGCCAAGCTGGTTGAGGTCGAGAAGTCCGCAGAGGAGGCGACCGTCGAAGCAGCAAGGGAACTGTTGGCGGAGGGTTACACGGTGCGTGACGCGGGCAAGTTGCTTGGGATCTCTGCACAGCGGGTATCCCAGTTGACGGCAACCTCAAAAAGCGAGCAGCAGACGACGTCACGACATCTTGGCAAGAAGTCAAAGCCGACTACGAGCGGCCAGCAGGCAGCAGCCTGACCGCGCACAACCAGGGGCACCGTGACCAGGTGTGCAGGCCGTTGACCTTGGCCCAGGCCAGCGCCGCAGCGAGTTCCCAAGCTGACAGGTCAAGCGGAGTACGACAGTGGCCGGGTCGATTGCGGTGGCCCGGTACAGCCAGCCCTCCCACGTGCTGACGTACGCGCAGACACCTGGGACATGATTCACGTCGCACCCCGGGTGTCTGTGTTCGCTGTTCGTGTTACTTCCCGACGGGGCTGTCCGTGCAGCCCGTGTGACACTGGGTGCACTCGCCTCGCACCTCGCCCACGGTGGCGGATCGATCTCATGCCGGCGGCGAGGATTACGGCGACGGCACGGGACAGGGGCCCGCTCCGTATCAGTTCGATGGTGCCGCCTATCCGACTGGCAGGTCCGCTTAGCGCGGAGCCAGTCGGCCGGCAGTTGCACTTATGTCAGTTCGGCGCCAACTCGCGTCAACTGGTCATGATCGGCATCATGGTTCGGTACCCGCGCCCAGCCCTTCTCCTGGTGATGGATGCCGGTGGACCTCCGTGGACAGGGCGTCATGGAACTCACAAGCGAGGGGTCGCAGGTTCGAAACCTGCCGCGCCCACCCAGCACCACCTGCGGAAACCGCCCCAGAAAGATCACATCCCGGGGCGGTGAGAGCAACCTCGCTCACCCTACGGTGAAGCCGCCGTGCCTGAAGGTCTCCCTCAGCCAGTCGAGCCAGGACACCCACAGGTCATCCCCCTCCAACTCGGCGCGCAGGCTCGGTGATGAAGCCTGGTAGAGGTTCAGCGCTTGCTCGATCTCGCTCCTACCTACCAGCCAGGGGCCGTTACTCGTCAACTTGAACTCTGGGATGCCAACCATCCCAGCGACCGTCTGGGCCGACGCCGCCCGTTCTGCCTCGTGGTAGGTGTCACGCCGACTCTGATCGGCGGATCGCCAGTCGTCGGTGTCATCGAACGGCCACTCCGGGAAGGGCTGCGGGGTTGCCTGGTAGGTCATGCCCGCGCGGCGCATGCCGCCACGGCAGAAGGCCATGCCGGCGATGTTCAGATGGAATTGATAGGCAGCCGCAAGCGAGTGGTATTTGTCCGTGCATGGTCGGCACAGATCCCCGAGTTCGAGGTGCGCTTGGTAGCACGAGCGAGCAGTCGCAGCAGGTTCGGGCAGATCAACCCACTCAAAGCTGTAACCCATGAGACCTCATTCCAGTGAGGAACGCATCCGCACAAATCAGGAGTCCATCAAACTGGGCGGTCCCCACACCCCTCGACGTACCGCGCGTGACCCTTTCCGGTGCGGTAGGTCAGGAACACCCCGACCTGGCGGTTCTCGGTTCGCCCGGCGGTTGCGGAGTGCTGACAATGCCCTCCGGCCGACCGCACGCCTTCTGGCGATCGTCAAAGAGCAGCAAGGAGGCCGGAAAGGTGGTCGTCAGTCGCCGGACCAGCCCCAGAAGTAGATCTCCTCGGGCTGGCCGGTGATGTCGTGCAGGACCGCGCACCGGCCGAACCAGCGGCGCTCGGCCAACCCGTCAATAGCCTTCACGTGCTCGCGGGTCAACACCTCGGTCCCCGCACAGCGCTGGGCCTCCTCGGCGGTCACTGGCTGCACCGTGCCGTAGTCGGGCTCCTCGCCCTCGGCGACCACGTGGAACATGTCCAGGATGGAGTGCGTGCCGGACTCCCGGACCCACTCGTCGTCGTATAGCTCGTCCAGCGTCTGCGGACGGTTGGGGTAGTCGCTCGCCGGGGTGCCAATCTCACCACGGACCCACCAGTAGTCCCCGTCCGCGAACACCCGCGCCCGCAGGTCGTCAAGGGCCTCCTGCACATCGGGCCTATAGGTGACGAAGTAGCTCCAGCCGGAGGCACCCACGCTTGCCCCTTCCACGATTGACGGCAGACGGAGGCTAACGGACCCCACCGACAGCCACCGATTCCGTCCCGAAGCCCAGTCCAGCCCCGCAACGCTGACAGCATCAGGGCCCAGACGTGGAAGCCGCGCTCACCCCCTGGCCAGCATAGGAACGGCCGCCCGGCTGGCTGCCGGCCCGCTTCGTCACAGTTTGTCGTGTGCTGCTCGGTGACTGACAGGTCCGCTCAGGGTAAAGCCATTCGGCAGGGGTGGCGCTCACGCCAGCTCGGCGCTCACTGCGCGGGCCGTGCGGCGGCCGTGCTCGGTCATGTGGGGAAAGGTGTGGCTGCGTACGGTCGATGTGGCAGGCATCAGCAGCCATTGCCGCGGCGGACGGAGGCACGGACACCGCCGCGAACCAAGCTGGTCGCCGCCGGGCGAGGGCAGGGTCATGACGGCGGGTCAGTTGGCCCCTGCGGGGGCGTACGTAGCTCCGGCAGCCAGAGTCGGCCCTGCTGCGCACGTGACTCGCCGACGACTGGTCGCTTGGCGACACCACGACGTGCGGATGTGGGGGTGGCGGTGGATCTATATCGTTGTGCGGCATGGGTGCAATCAAACCGTGGCAGCTACTGGTCACTGGCATCTGTTGCCTGTTGCCGGTGGTAGCTGCGGTCGTCGGAGGGGTGTGGGCCATCCGCCGGGAGAAGTAGTGCCAGGCGGGAACGCCGAGGCCGATTCAGTCCTTCATCTTCACCGTGACAGTAGCGGTGTCGGACTTGCCGTTGTCGGCGAGCTGGTAGACGAAGGTGTCGGCGAGCTTGTGCGCCGCGGTGCGGACGTACTTCACCTCGTACCGGGGATCGGCCGTGCTGAGGTAGCCGTACTGCGGTGGGGTGACGATGGTGAGCGTGGCGGTGGTGCTGGCCCAGTCGTTGACGCGTACCTTGATCACCTTAGGGGTGTTGCGGTAGGCGTGGGCCAAGTCGTCGTTGGTCACCGGACCGGTTACGAACCTACCGTCGCCCCCGCCGAAGTAGGTCGTCACCGTGCCGAGCCTGGTCGCCCGGATGTCGAGGTGGCCGTCCCGGTTGGCGTCGAGCGTGGTCACGGTCGGGAAGTTCGAGTTTCCGTCGAGCGTCACCCGCCGCCCGTCGGAGAGCATTACCAGCAGCCGCGATGGCGTGTCCGGGTCGCCGCAGCTGTCCAGCGTGCTGACCACGATGTCGGTCCCGCCGTCGTGGTTGAAATCGGCTAGCGCGATGTGGATGGCGACGGTGCAGGTGCCATGCGGACCGATGGCCAGGGTGCCGTCTGGCAGGTTGCGAAAGGTACGGAGTCCCCAGCCGCCGGTGACCACGATGTCAAGCAGCCCGTCGCCGTCGAGGTCGGCGAGTTCCAGGCGGGAGCTGTGGTTGTAGAACCCGCTACCCACGGTGGTGAACGGTAGGAAGCTCCGTAGTGCGAACAACTGGTAGCCGAGGAGACGAGGTGTGTTGGCCCAGCCGAGCACCAACTCGGCCTCGCCATCGCCGCCCAGGTCGACCACGATGCCAACGTCGGGACATGAGTGTTGCCAGAGGGCGGGCGGTTGGTACGAGTGGGTCACGGGCGGATGGTGGCTGCCTGCCGGGTCACCCGCCTCGACGATGATCAGGCAGTCGATGTCGCCGGCGGCGAGGCTGATCCGGTCGTTGTGGCCGTCCCCGTCAAGATCGCCGTAGAACGGCTCGCCGGGCTGTTGGTTGGCAACTCTGTTCCTGTCGGACGCCTCGCGCGTCGCCGCACCGGCTGGGAAGGCGACGCCGATGCAGATTGCCGAGGCGGTGAGGGCTGCCGCAACGGTCCGTCTGGTCCACATGATCTGCCTCCCTGCGCCGAGAAGTGCTCAAGTTCGAGCTGAGGCTAGTGGACCGGATGGAACAGCGCGCCTTGCCTGACTGTGATCTGACAGCTACTGCAAGTGTTCAATCGGTCGAGGGGAACTGTGATTGTCGTCAGCGCCGACGGCGCGCGGAGAGGATTCCGCCGAGCTTGCTCTCCGGTGAGCTGAGGGTCGTCTGCGCCTCCACCGCGAAGCCGGCCTCCTCCAGCCACGCCGCCATCTGGGCGGGCTGGCGACGATGCACGTGGACCTTCATGGGATGGCCGCCGTAGCCCTGCGTCTTCAGCTGCGAGTCGCTGCCGACGTGGAAGGCGAGCAGCAGCGGACCATCGGGCCGTAGGACCCGGTGGAAGTGCGCCAGGACTCCGGCGATTTCGTCGTCCGGGATGTGGATCAGTGAGTACCAGGCGACCAGGCCCGTCACCGAGCCGGCGGCGAGGCCGAGAGCCGTCATGGAGCCCACGGCGAACCGGAGGCCGGGGTGGTCCCGGTGCGCGATCTTGATCATCGCAGGCGACAGGTCGATTCCGAAGGCGTCCACGCCGTACTGCTGCAGGTGGGCGGTGATCCGTCCCGGGCCGCATCCGACGTCCGCGACGGGCCCGCCGCCGGCGGCGCGTACGAAGTCGGCGAACAAGGCGAGAGCTGCCCGCTCGTATGGCGTCTCGTCCAGAAGGTGGCGTACCAGCCCGGCGTAGCTCTCGGCGACGGTGTCGTAGGAGTGCCGAGTATTCGTCAGCCAGTCTGTGGATGCCATGCCCGGCGACGCTACCGCAGTGGTCGTCCGGCGCCACCGCCGGTTTGTGTGCATCGCCCACCGGGGGTTGGGCCGTGCTCTGTCCGGACCCGTCACGGGAATGCACATCCGCGAGTTTCGTGGCAACCGTTTCGTGTCAAAGTGGTCGTGGGTAGCGACCGTTGGTGCATGTCTGACGTGGCTAGGGGTAGCTGCCCCTGGTGATTGACTGGAAGAGCCTCTTCGTTCCGGACACTCCACTGCTGGAGATGGTCGTCCGCGGCAGCATCATGTACCTGGCGATCTTCTTTCTCCTGCGGGTGCTGTTGAAGCGGGAGAGCGGCACCACCGGCGTCACCGATCTTCTGGTCATCGTGTTGATCGCCGACGCTGCCCAGAACGGCATGGCGAACGACTACACCTCCATCGCCGACGGGATCGTCCTGGTCGTGGTGATCATCGGGTGGGCGTACCTGCTGGATCTTCTCGCGTACCACTGGCCGCCCGCCGCCCGACTGATCCGTCCCGGGTCGCTGATATTGGTACGGGACGGGCGCATGTTGCACCGCAACATGCGCCGGGAACTGATCACCGAGGAGGAGTTGTTCACGCAGCTTCGGGAACAGGGCATCGACGATCTGGAGACGGTCAAGGAGGTCCGGATGGAGTCGGACGGCCGGTTCAGCGTGATCACCCGCAGTGGCGACCAGCCACGCAACAACCCCGACGAACGGTCCGTGACCTGAGACGCTCGCCGCGACCGACAGTTGCGGCAGGACAGCGCACCTCGGCTGAACTCTATGATCGACTCATGGCGCTGCTGCACCGGGCGGAACTACGCCCCACAAAGCTTGAACTGCTGGCGACCTGGTTGCCCGGTCAGGACTGGTACCAGGAGTCGGCCTCCGGTGAGCCGGTCCGGGTGGCGGCGTACCGGTTCGACGACCCGGCAGGTGAGGTGGGGATCGAGACGGTGCTCGTACAGGCGGGTGACGGGCCGATCCACCAGGTGCCGATGACCTATCGCGGTGCGCCGCTGGAGGAGGCTGACGGCTGGCTGATCGGCACCACGGACCATTCGGTGCTCGGCCCTCGCTGGGTGTACGACGCATGCGGCGACCCGGTCTACGTCGCCGCGCTGGCCAGCGCACTCTTTGCTGGCACCGGTCAGGCCGATGAGTTCATCGAGATCGATGGCCAGCTCGAACGCCGCGAGCGCAGCATGACGATCACCGTCAGCGGCGTGCCTCGTGCCGACATTCCCACCGTTGGTGCGCTTCGTCGGGTCACGGCCGGCGACCCGACGCGGATCGAGACAGGTTCTGTCGAGCTGGCCGTACTCCGCCGCCTCGACGGTAGTCGCGAGCCGAATGTCGATGCCACCCTGACCGGTTCCTGGGCGGGCCAGCCAACCCCGCTGTCCCTGGTGTACGCCTCCGTGCGCTGATCGGTGTCGTCAGCAGCCCTGGGCCGTCACCTCGGTCGGCGTACGGCTGATCAGGAGTCGGTCCAGCACCACCAGCGGGACGATGCCGACGGGATACCAGACGATGTCGGTCAGGTCGAACTGCACCCCCAGCACGAGCCGGGCCAGCAGGCTGCGCTCCGACAGTGCGGCCGGGATGCCGGTCAGCTGGGAGAACTCGACCAGCCAGCAGAAGCCGACGGCGATCACCCCGGCCGGTAGCGGGGACATCCGCGGCCGCAGGAACAGCACCCCGGCGTAGACCATCGAGGCGTAGAGGGCGGTGCCGGAGTACTGCGCCAGCAGGCCGTCGCTTTCCAGGGTGCCGCTGGTCAGGGCGCGGATGCCGAGCGCGACGGCCAGGAAGAGGGCCGCCGAGGCGAGCGCAAGGAGTCGGACCGACAGCGGCTTGATCGACATTCCCGCCATGCTAGCGTCTGTCGATTCACGCCCACGCACTCCTGAGCGTGCGCGACATCGGGTTACCGATGTGTGGCAGCCGCGAGGAGGCGTCGTGTCGACTCGTCGAAGGCGACCATGCGCACTTTTTCGACGTCGGTACGCGTCGATATGATCGTGGAGATCGCGATCTTTGCTGCCTGATCGGGCGGGAACCCGTAGACGCCGGTTGCGATGGCGGGAAAGGCCACACTGCGAGCCCTCAGTTCGTCGGCGACCGCAAGGCTGCGCCGATAGCACGAGGCCAGAATCTCGGCCTCGCCGTACCCACCCCCTTCCCAAACCGGGCCGACGGTGTGAATGACGTGCCGTATCGGAGGATGGAGGTCGAAGGCCGGCGTCGCCATGGCGTTACCCGGCTCGCACGGGGCGATCGCCGCACCCGCCTCGGCCAGTCGCGGGCCGGCCGCCCGGTGGATGGCGCCGTCGACCCCGCCCCCGCCCAGCAGCGACTCGTTGGCGGCGGTGACGATGGCGTCCACGTTCTCGCTGGTGATGTCCCCAAGCACGACTTCGATCGCGGGCATGGCTCCATGATGTCAAGTCGACGTTCCTGCGGTGGGGCAGTCCGGTCGCGTTATGGACATTCATCGATTGCTCTGTCAGGCTCCGTGGCCTGACCATCCCGGCACGACGACCTGGAGGATCGATGCGTACCACCATCATTCGCGTGATCACGGCGGCGGCGCTCGGCGCGGCCGTCCTCAGCGGCACGGCGGTCCTGGCCGAGCCGCAGTCCGGTGCCAGCCACACCGCATGGCCGCCGGACTGGCACGTGTGGGGCTCCTTCGCCACGTCCGAGGAGTGTCGGGCGGCAGCGCCGGCCATCGCGGCGGAGGAGGGCTGGCAGGCGTACACCTGTAGCGGCAGGACCCTGGTCTACACCTACTAGCCGCGCTGGGGCCGCATCCGTGGATGCGACCCCCGTCCCCCAGCACCTGCCCGACCACCGGCCGGTGGTCGGGCAACCCCGATCACTCCAACGCGCCCGCGCCGAGCAGCCCCTTGATCTCGGACCGGAAGCTGATGTCCGGGCTGACACTGTGCCCGCCCAGGGACAGCATGGTGACCTTTCCGCCCCGGCTGCGCAGCCGTACGTGCAGTGGGGCGGCCCCCTCGTGGCGCTCGACGATGCTGCGCAGCTCGGCGGCCAACGCGGTGTTGACCTTCTCGGTCTGCATGGTGAGCACCACCGGCGGGTTTGCCGCCAGGTCCTGTTCGCTGATCTCCAGGACCGCCATGTCGGTGGCGGCGACGTTACGGGTGTCCTCCCGCTGGTTGATCCGGCCCTTGACCGCGACCACCGCGTCCTCGACGATCGAATCGGCCAGCAGTTCGTAGGTGGCGGGGAAGAACAGCACCTCCACCGAGCCGGCCAAATCCTCCAGGGTGGCGACCGCCCAGACCTTCCCGGCCTTGGTCATCCGCCGCTGGACGCCGGTGAGCAGGCCGGCAATCTGCACCGTCGCCCCGTCGGAGAGCTGCTCGCTGTCGGCCACCGCCGCCGTCGAGGTTTCGCTGTTCTTCGCCAGCACCCGTTCCGCCCCGGCCAGCGGATGGCTGGAGACGTACAGGCCGAGCATTTCCCGTTCGAGGGCGAGCAGTTCGCGGCGCGGCCACTCCTGGTCGCTGATGGTGAAGTCCAGCCCCACCATGCCGTCCGACTGGTCGGTGTCGAACCCGTCGCCGAAGAGGTCGAACTGGCCCTCGGTCTCCTTGCGCTTGATCGGTACGACTGCGTCGATCGCGTCGCTGTGCCGTTCGAGCAGCCCACGGCGGGTGTGGTTGAGCGAGTCGAACGCGCCCGCCTTGATCAGCGATTCCACTACCCGCTTGTTGCAGACGGTGAGTTCGCTCTTGCTGAGGAAGTCGGCGAACGACTCGTAGCGGCCCTTCGTCTTTCGGCTGGTGACGATCGATTCGACCACGTTCGCGCCGACGTTGCGGACCCCGCCCAGACCGAACCGGATGTCCTCGCCGACGGCGGCGAACCGCAAATGTGACTCGTTGACGTCCGGCGACAGCACCTTGATGCCCATCGCCCGACACTCGGCCAGATAGACCGCCGACTTGTCCTTGTTGTCGCCGACGGAGGTCAACAGGGCGGCCATGTACTCGGCCGGATAGTTGGCCTTCAGGTACGCCGTCCAGTACGACACCAGGGCGTACGCGGCGGCGTGCGACTTGTTGAACGCGTACCCGGCGAACGGCAGGATGGTGTCCCACAGCGCCCGAACGGCCTGGTCGGAGAAGCCCTGGTCCCGCATGCCGGCCTGGAAGCCCTCGAACTCCTTGGCCAGCACCTCGGGCTTCTTCTTGCCCATCGCCTTCCGGAGCACGTCTGCGCGGCCCATCGTGTAGCCGGCGACCTTCTGGGCGATGAACATGATCTGCTCTTGGTAGACGATCAGACCGTAGGTCTCGGAGAGGATGTCCCGCAGCGGTTCCTCCAGCTCCGGATGGATCGACTTGATCTCCTGCCGGCCGTTCTTCCGGTCCGCGTAGTCGTTGTGCGCGTTGACGCCCATCGGACCGGGTCGGTAGAGCGCGCCGACGGCGATGATGTCCTCGAACGTGGTGGGCCGCATCCGGCGCAGCAGTTCCCGCATCGGCCCACCGTCGAGCTGGAACACGCCGAGGGTGGCACCCCGGGCCAGTAGCTCGTAGGTCACCGGGTCGTCGGTGGTGAGCCGGTCGAGGTCGATGTCCAGGCCACGGTTGATGCGTACGTTGTCGATCGCGTCGCCCATGACGGTCAGGTTCCGCAGCCCGAGGAAGTCCATCTTCAGCAGGCCGACGGCCTCGCAGGACGGATAGTCCCAACCGGTGATGATCGACCCGTCGTCCCGGGCCCAGAGCGGAACGCTCTCCACCAGCGGTGAGCTGGACAGGATGACCGCGCAGGCGTGCACACCGGCCTGCCGGATCAGCCCCTCCAGACCTCGGGCGGTCTCGAAGACCGTGCTGATCTCGGATTCCTCCTCGATCAGCTTCCGGATCTCGGTGGCTTCCTTGTAGCGGGGATGGCCCGGGTCGACGATGCCCTTGAGCGGGATGTCGGAACCGAGGACCGCCGGCGGCATGGCCTTGGTGATCCGGTCACCCAACGCGTACGGGTAGCCGAGCACCCGGGTCGCGTCCTTGATCGCGGCCTTCGCCTTGATCGTCCCGTAGGTGATGACCTGGGCCACCCGGTCGTCGCCGTACTTCTCGGTGGCGTAGCGGACCATCTCCCCGCGCCGCCGGTCGTCGAAGTCGATGTCGATGTCGGGCATCGAGGCGCGCTCGGGGTTGAGGAACCGCTCGAACAGCAGGCCGTGCCGGATCGGGTCGATGTTGGTGATGCCCAGGACGTACGCGACCAGGCTGCCGGCGGCCGACCCGCGGCCGGGACCGACCCGGATGCCGATCTCCCGAGCGTGCCGGACCAGGTCGCCGACGACCAGGAAGTACGCCGGGAAGCCCTTGGTGGTGATGACTTCCAGCTCGTACTTCAGCCGCTCCGGGTAGCCGTCGGGGATGCCTTCCGGGAACCGGCGCCGCATGCCGGCCTCGGTTTCGAGGCGTAGCCAACTTTCCTGGGTGTGCCCCTCCGGCAC is a window of Micromonospora polyrhachis DNA encoding:
- a CDS encoding FG-GAP repeat domain-containing protein, which translates into the protein MWTRRTVAAALTASAICIGVAFPAGAATREASDRNRVANQQPGEPFYGDLDGDGHNDRISLAAGDIDCLIIVEAGDPAGSHHPPVTHSYQPPALWQHSCPDVGIVVDLGGDGEAELVLGWANTPRLLGYQLFALRSFLPFTTVGSGFYNHSSRLELADLDGDGLLDIVVTGGWGLRTFRNLPDGTLAIGPHGTCTVAIHIALADFNHDGGTDIVVSTLDSCGDPDTPSRLLVMLSDGRRVTLDGNSNFPTVTTLDANRDGHLDIRATRLGTVTTYFGGGDGRFVTGPVTNDDLAHAYRNTPKVIKVRVNDWASTTATLTIVTPPQYGYLSTADPRYEVKYVRTAAHKLADTFVYQLADNGKSDTATVTVKMKD
- a CDS encoding XRE family transcriptional regulator, yielding MITYTAACKRAGNWWAITVPEIPGVFTQARRLDQVEVMTRDAIAMFLDVAPKSFDVEVRPEVPPIVATARKARAKLVEVEKSAEEATVEAARELLAEGYTVRDAGKLLGISAQRVSQLTATSKSEQQTTSRHLGKKSKPTTSGQQAAA
- the dnaE gene encoding DNA polymerase III subunit alpha, which codes for MPDQVVHLHTHTEYSMLDGAAQHKPLFAEAARLGQTALAMTDHGNMFGAYSFYSTAKDAGVKPILGIEAYLAPGDRTFKKAVFWGTPEQRRDDLAGGGAYTHMTMWAANATGLRNLFKLSTDASLTGYYRKPRMDRDLIASHAEGVIATTGCPSGEVQTRLRLGQFDEALKAASTYQDIFGKENFFLEVMDHGLDIERRIREDLLEIGRRLNIPPVATNDSHYVTRDEARRHEVLLCVQSGSTMNDPNRFKFDGDTYYLQAAEEMRTTWDSVLPGACDNTLLIAERVESYAEVFDLVDRMPVFDVPEGHTQESWLRLETEAGMRRRFPEGIPDGYPERLKYELEVITTKGFPAYFLVVGDLVRHAREIGIRVGPGRGSAAGSLVAYVLGITNIDPIRHGLLFERFLNPERASMPDIDIDFDDRRRGEMVRYATEKYGDDRVAQVITYGTIKAKAAIKDATRVLGYPYALGDRITKAMPPAVLGSDIPLKGIVDPGHPRYKEATEIRKLIEEESEISTVFETARGLEGLIRQAGVHACAVILSSSPLVESVPLWARDDGSIITGWDYPSCEAVGLLKMDFLGLRNLTVMGDAIDNVRINRGLDIDLDRLTTDDPVTYELLARGATLGVFQLDGGPMRELLRRMRPTTFEDIIAVGALYRPGPMGVNAHNDYADRKNGRQEIKSIHPELEEPLRDILSETYGLIVYQEQIMFIAQKVAGYTMGRADVLRKAMGKKKPEVLAKEFEGFQAGMRDQGFSDQAVRALWDTILPFAGYAFNKSHAAAYALVSYWTAYLKANYPAEYMAALLTSVGDNKDKSAVYLAECRAMGIKVLSPDVNESHLRFAAVGEDIRFGLGGVRNVGANVVESIVTSRKTKGRYESFADFLSKSELTVCNKRVVESLIKAGAFDSLNHTRRGLLERHSDAIDAVVPIKRKETEGQFDLFGDGFDTDQSDGMVGLDFTISDQEWPRRELLALEREMLGLYVSSHPLAGAERVLAKNSETSTAAVADSEQLSDGATVQIAGLLTGVQRRMTKAGKVWAVATLEDLAGSVEVLFFPATYELLADSIVEDAVVAVKGRINQREDTRNVAATDMAVLEISEQDLAANPPVVLTMQTEKVNTALAAELRSIVERHEGAAPLHVRLRSRGGKVTMLSLGGHSVSPDISFRSEIKGLLGAGALE
- a CDS encoding DUF421 domain-containing protein, whose protein sequence is MVVRGSIMYLAIFFLLRVLLKRESGTTGVTDLLVIVLIADAAQNGMANDYTSIADGIVLVVVIIGWAYLLDLLAYHWPPAARLIRPGSLILVRDGRMLHRNMRRELITEEELFTQLREQGIDDLETVKEVRMESDGRFSVITRSGDQPRNNPDERSVT
- a CDS encoding class I SAM-dependent methyltransferase codes for the protein MASTDWLTNTRHSYDTVAESYAGLVRHLLDETPYERAALALFADFVRAAGGGPVADVGCGPGRITAHLQQYGVDAFGIDLSPAMIKIAHRDHPGLRFAVGSMTALGLAAGSVTGLVAWYSLIHIPDDEIAGVLAHFHRVLRPDGPLLLAFHVGSDSQLKTQGYGGHPMKVHVHRRQPAQMAAWLEEAGFAVEAQTTLSSPESKLGGILSARRRR
- a CDS encoding type II toxin-antitoxin system HicA family toxin; the encoded protein is MKRVDLISVISKAAADAGCEFTLVREGGRHTVYRYGSQQFTVPRHKEINELTARAILRSLGIR
- a CDS encoding CG0192-related protein, which encodes MALLHRAELRPTKLELLATWLPGQDWYQESASGEPVRVAAYRFDDPAGEVGIETVLVQAGDGPIHQVPMTYRGAPLEEADGWLIGTTDHSVLGPRWVYDACGDPVYVAALASALFAGTGQADEFIEIDGQLERRERSMTITVSGVPRADIPTVGALRRVTAGDPTRIETGSVELAVLRRLDGSREPNVDATLTGSWAGQPTPLSLVYASVR
- a CDS encoding ribosomal maturation YjgA family protein; translated protein: MSIKPLSVRLLALASAALFLAVALGIRALTSGTLESDGLLAQYSGTALYASMVYAGVLFLRPRMSPLPAGVIAVGFCWLVEFSQLTGIPAALSERSLLARLVLGVQFDLTDIVWYPVGIVPLVVLDRLLISRTPTEVTAQGC
- a CDS encoding peroxiredoxin, producing the protein MPIEVGAEAPDFVLKDQNNQEVRLSDYRGQRTVLLVFYPLAFTGICQGELCEVRDNLNEYVNDDVQVLTVSVDSVYSHKIWAEKEGFQFPLLADFWPHGAVAQAYGVFNDVAGIANRGTFVIDKAGVVRFAEMNMPGEARDQEGWRKALAEAAAA
- a CDS encoding O-acetyl-ADP-ribose deacetylase; its protein translation is MPAIEVVLGDITSENVDAIVTAANESLLGGGGVDGAIHRAAGPRLAEAGAAIAPCEPGNAMATPAFDLHPPIRHVIHTVGPVWEGGGYGEAEILASCYRRSLAVADELRARSVAFPAIATGVYGFPPDQAAKIAISTIISTRTDVEKVRMVAFDESTRRLLAAATHR